The Papio anubis isolate 15944 chromosome 1, Panubis1.0, whole genome shotgun sequence genome window below encodes:
- the LOC101005205 gene encoding olfactory receptor 1C1: protein MEKRNLTVVREFVLLGLPSSAEQQHLLSVLFLCMYLATTLGNMLIIVTIGFDSRLHSPMYFFLSNLAFIDICFTSTTVPQMVVNILTGTKTISFAGCLSQLFFFVTFVNMDSLLLCVMAYDRYVAICHPLHYTATMNLCLCVQLMAGLWLVTYLHALLHTVLTARLSFCASNIIHHFFCDLNPLLQLSCSDVSFNVMIIFAVGGLLAITPLVCILISYGIIFSTVLKITSTQGKQRAVSTCSCHLSVVVVFYGTAIAVYFSPSSSHTPESDSVSTIMYSVVAPMLNPFIYTIRNRDMKRGLQKMLFKCTVFQRNNDLSD, encoded by the coding sequence atggaaaaaagaaatctaacagTCGTCAGGGAATTCGTCCTTCTGGGACTCCCTAGTTCAGCAGAGCAGCAGCACCTCCTGTCTGTGCTCTTTCTCTGTATGTATTTAGCCACCACCTTGGGGAACATGCTCATCATTGTGACCATTGGCTTTGACTCCCGCCTTCATTCCCCTATGTATTTCTTCCTTAGTAACTTGGCCTTCATTGACATTTGTTTTACGTCGACTACTGTCCCCCAAATGGTAGTGAATATCTTGACTGGCACCAAGACTATCTCTTTTGCAGGCTGCCTCAGTCAGCTCTTCTTCTTCGTTACTTTTGTGAATATGGACAGCCTCCTTCTGTGTGTGATGGCATATGATAGATATGTGGCGATTTGCCACCCCTTACATTACACTGCCACAATGAACCTGTGCCTTTGTGTCCAGCTAATGGCTGGACTGTGGCTTGTTACTTACCTCCATGCCCTCCTGCATACTGTCTTAACAGCACGGCTGTCCTTCTGTGCCTCCAATATCATCCATCATTTCTTCTGTGATCTCAACCCTCTCCTGCAGCTCTCTTGCTCTGACGTCTCCTTCAACGTAATGATCATTTTTGCAGTAGGAGGTCTATTGGCTATCACGCCCCTTGTCTGTATCCTCATATCTTATGGAATTATCTTCTCCACTGTTCTGAAGATCACCTCTACTCAGGGGAAGCAGAGAGCTGTTTCCACCTGTAGCTGCCACCTGtcagtggtggtggtgttttaTGGCACAGCCATCGCTGTCTACTTCAGTCCTTCATCCTCCCATACGCCTGAGAGTGACAGTGTGTCAACCATCATGTATTCAGTGGTGGCCCCGATGCTGAATCCTTTCATCTATACCATAAGGAACAGGGATATGAAGAGAGGACTTCAGAAAATGCTTTTCAAGTGCACAGTCTTTCAGCGCAATAATGACCTCAGTGACTGA